In Lytechinus variegatus isolate NC3 chromosome 6, Lvar_3.0, whole genome shotgun sequence, the DNA window GCATCCAGCCATATGCGTTTTTCTGCTTCCGCACATGTTCCTACATATGCCTCTTTGTTGCCACAGAACTTCCAACAATGATGACTCTTTGGAGGGAAAGTCGAGCTTATGTTTGCTAGTTAAACCATTCAACTACACATTGCACTATGTTTTGTTCAATGAAATTCCAATACAAACGAAAGGAGATGGTCACACCATCAGAAAAAGGATAACGCTCGCAGTAACAGCGTAACAAATAATGTGTTTAGTCGCAAATCACTCAAAACgttaatgaagaggataaaaaagacaatttaaaatcTAGTTATTTTTGTCATTACTATTTCCTCAAAGCATGGAAAGTACAATAACGAACAAAAACATGTTaaattttcccttctttttacTATTTTGGTCGTTACAATGGGATACAATACATGTCATAGTTATCAATATCAGAGATGGAGGGGGAAAAGCATggtattttctcagaaaaaaacaaagatattaTTAAATCGCATCATTTCCAATATAAAATCAATAACTTATCTATAAATCAAGAATCTAAATTAAGCTTTCCTCTTTTCTGTGTGTGTTTTGATTTGCTGGTTTCTTTACCTTTAATATAAGGGTCCTCGTTCATTATTTCAGATATAAAATCATTCACTTATCTATAAATTAAGAATCACAATTAATTtgctgtttgtttgttttttacctTTAATATAAGGATCCTCGTTCCAAAGTAATAAAGGACTGAGTGAAGACATCCTTCGAGCATTGGCGGGAGACGTCACGGATGGTCAGAAACTCCAGGCACTTGGGCTTGAACTTGGCTTTAAAGAAGCCGACATTAATGGATTTGAAGCCATGAACCATCGCACATGCAGCGATCCCGTGGAAGGCACACTTGACATGCTTATGACGTGGCAATCAAGAGTTTCGCAAGAGGACCAATTGGCATTGTTGAAACACGCTCTCAGGAGGACTGGTCTTACAATGGCTGAAGCACATCTGAGGTCCACAAAGAGGCGCAGAGGTGAGATCGAGCATTAATGTGTTGAACCCGTTGACTCCTGGTGGGTGTTGCATAAAGCTATCCATAAATTACAAGCGACTTCATGGTCTCGTGACCCTTTCTATTGAACTACATGTGGTACAATAAAGCTGCTCTTTACTTACGAacacctttatgaaacaccctcctgAATTCTTCTATTCCCAGAGGATCCATCCGTTTCCAAGAGGGGACAGGTTGGCGTTTAGGCAGTTCGATTTCCGTTTAAGTATTTGCCAGTGTAACAGCTACTACGCAAACTTCGGGGATTGGGGAGAAAAATCACTTGCAGCCAAATGTTCCTCGCTGGGTAGTCTCATTTATATACCACATGAAAAGTAATTCTTAACCATGCTAACGATTCCCTTGACATACATTTCCCACACAGCCTTAATTCTTGAAATCCCATCAATTGTGGCCGCCATTAAATTCTAAACTGCTATGGGAATTTAACTTATTTTAgtcattatatttcatatctttACATTTGCCCCTCAAACTCTTCCACCAACAATCACACATTCTCTCATCATGAAGAGTTTGGATTTTCGGGGAAGATGATTTTGTCAATAATTTATCCCGCAAATTTATTCCTCCTCTCTCATTCAGAAATGACAAGATTTCCATGATTAACTTTTTATCTTatcaacctttttttaaatttccttaaCAGATATAACAGGCGTTAGCGTGACAAAGAATTTCACCGTGTCGGATTGCCGCGAGAAGCTACAATTCCATTACAGGATTGAGACTTGCAAGGGTCTAAAGAAACACGAACATTTTCCCTCCTATCTCCCAATCGTAGATGTTCATCGGATCGTAAAGCGGGGGAAGAATGTGTATGTGGAGAAGACACCTCTGAAAGATGGGTCTGTCAaagaaattttaaggacaagGAAAGATGGTGCATTGCCGAGCAGGATTGTAATCTTTGGCCCATCAGGAATAGGGAAAAGTACACTTGTTGCTCAGATGGCACATGATTGGGCTGAACGAGTTCCTGGATCCCCGCTGAACGATGTCCTTCTGCTATTCGTCCTCAAGATGAAGTTCATGACTAATCATGGAACCTTAGGGCAGGCGATCGTTAATCAACTCCTAAGCGACGTCAGAGGATTGACCGCTCAGGGAATCGACCAACTCATCGAGGACAACCAAACGGAATGCATGGTGGTCCTTGATGGTCTGGACGAGTTTAGAGGCGAGGTTTCTTCTGTCAGGTGTGGTCATGTTTTGCGCGTTCTCCAGAACATCCAACTGCGGACGTGCCGCGTCGTTGTGACTAGCCATACAAGACTCGAAGACTACTTCAATAAGGAAGACTTGCCAAAAGACTTTCTCAAGTTTGAACTCCGTGGACTTTCCCATGTGCAATCAACATCATTCATACGGTCTTTCTTCGAGCAAAACTCATTGCACAGAGCCAAAGAGATGATAGTATTTCTAGAGATGAATGACATCATCCGAGAACTTTTGGCCACACCCCTATTTTGTATCATTGCGTGTCACCTCTGGGAAAGTAATCTTCTTCAGCTTGTCACAACGGAGTCAGAATTCTATGATAGTGTGAATCGTTTCTTACTCAAGCAAAAGGAAGAACAGGCGTCGATGGTTCCCGGAGACACTGATCTGGAAATAATTGTCCAAGGCATAGGGGAAGTTGCGCTCAATGGTCTCCTTGATGACCCAAGGAAACGATTCTTCGGACAAAATGACTTCAAGAAGATACCGTCCGCCCTAGAGAAGGCTACTTCGATTGGAATCCTCAATAAGACATCCCCCAAGAAACGTGATGAGACTGAAATTGAGTTCTATCATCGCCACGCGCAGGTGCACTGCGCGGCTAGGTATCTCTCCAAAGACGTGACCTCGAAATCAATCAAGGGAAAGCAGAGTCGTCTAGAGAAGGCTTTGAAGCAGATGGCAAAGAAGAACCTGGTGGAATTCGGGAGCTTACTACGGTTTACAGCAGAGTTAGGAAGCCCTTCAACCAGACTGCAGGTGATTGAAGCCATCACTTCTGCGGATAATATACCAATAGGTGACAAGACTAGAATGGTACTCGATTGCCTTTCAGAGATTCCTCAACTGGACAAGCCAACAATGTACGTGGTCGAACGATGTTTCGAAGGAGGCAACGTTGTAATAAATCTTCCAACCCTACACACTACCTTGGGCCTCTACAAACTCCATCCATCTATAAAAGAAAAGGTGGGTCCCAACCGTTTATATAAAGTAAAGTTTATTGTCTTAATAGTGAGGACTTTCGGCCTTCCGCAGTTGGATTTGTAACATTGTTTAATGTCTTCCAGTTGATGGTTTACGTAGTTAACATTTCTTTAGGAGCCCATATCATCCGGGAAATTTTAAAACTCTATATGATTAAATGCTtatcttcaaaaatataaataagcTCTATTAATACAGGGTTTTTTCAGCTAtgcatttttgtcttcaaaaaTATAACTTAGCATAAAATGATCTCATCTTTCCCTTCGATTGTCAAGATtgggaaatatttattttgtatttttgaccaCTTTATACGTTAAGGGTGCTATATAGTTTTGATTAAAGTTTATTGACATCGCTATCGCTGTCTTTGTTTTTATAACCAAATTCCGTACTATCATTATCGACATTAATACAAAAACTGTGAAATTATATCAAGTATTAACTCGTTAAACTTGATCcaaataatttttgataaatttatcATCGAGGTGtttgatttcaatttcaaaactcCTCTTATAGATACGTGGCTTGAAGATTCAAGGTTCCTTCATGGCTGACCTTGTGGCTAAGAGGTTATCAACGGCTCTCCAAGGTTGTTCTGACCTACTGAAGCTCGAGTTTGCTGATTTGCAGAATGCAGCATATCCTCTGATCCTGCTCCTGCTAAACAAGCTCTCACTTCATCTCTTCCCCGATGGTGCCATGTCAATTCTTCCCGACCTCCATCAGACTATATTCAATGGAGTAAGCCTTCCGATTTTCTTTTTCACAAACCCCCATTTCCTAACCACCCTGTAATTCTAATAATGATCAAATctaacaaaatatcattttttttcactgtcatttaaaaaaaaatacaagtgcACCCCTAGTTattaataatgcatatagcatttccattttttgAATGCAAGGTTAAAGGAGCATTgtcgattaaatgccttgctcacgggcataggtgccgcggccagggatcgaaccGTGGTCTTTCCATGTAAAGCCAGGCGCCTTAAACCACTCGGCTCCGGCACCTCACACGTAACCCCTCCCCGGTCACACACACCCTTACGTACTACTGAGATATATTGAAAGTGTTTTTGGAATGAAATGTCATATGTCGATACAATTCATGACCTGGAACATTTTCATCAGGCCGTATGGATGGAAAATCCGATCTGGAACTGAGTATAGGTAATCTgcacgttaagccaaacataaaacccaACCTCCAAAACGTAATAAATCCctatccttatctttacattattctgaaccaaaactTCTATTAGGATCccaactctaaccctatgccctctgagatatcaaGACCGGGggaatgtcgcaggagcaaacgTCCTGTCACCGGTGACACTGTTCCATGAAATGTTCTCAGACATCACTATCATTAAGGATgaattaaacaaacaaaaaataatagctctgacttagattttgtttcttttcatccAGCTGCGGATTGTCGACCTCTCGGATTGCAATCTATCACCAGAAGTGACCTGTGTCCTGTGGACTGCTCTAGCAAGATGCCCAAAGATTGAGCTGATGTCTGTAAAGAACTCCACGATCCTCGGCAAAGACCTCCCCAATCTCGGTTGCATCGCGGACCTCCAGGCGAATCTCCGCTCACCCATCCTCCAGGACGAAGTTGGCTGGCTGGCAAGTGTCTTAGGGGACACTGAGTGCTCTACGAAGGTGAAACTGACCATCGGCGACGCAGGAGACGGATCCTTACGGCGTGTGGGACTTGGGACCCAAGAGCACATAGTGATGGCTGGTGACAGATTGGAACTCAATAACGCAACAGAAAATACCCTCAAGGTTCTCAGTGTGCTACCCGACACGTACAGAAGAAAGGTAATTGTGGACCGCCCCCATGTGCTTCCAAAAGCATTATATATAAAACTACTTCTAcctctactactgctactactactactactactactactactactatgactaCTACCACCATATAATACACCgctactgctgctgcttctgccactatactactactactactactactactactgctacatgTACTAAGAGTGTTATTCCTACCAGCTAGAGTGTAGTTCTAGtattaatcaattttaatgTACCGTTCTAGCACATCCCTTCGACCCACAACAATCAAATCTATACATTCCTTCAACTTTGCCCGTAGAATGATAATCATTCTCCTCGCCACTTCCTTGGTCATGTATTTTTGGGGAGGTTCACTCCGTTCCACTTAAGCTGGCCACTTTGACTTCATAGTGCCTCTTTAACATGCAGCCCATCGAACCTCATTACATCACCATGCCAACGATTACCAATTGCCTCACCAAACatggtaaaaattaaaataaaggtACCAGTTAATACTTATGTTAAATTTCCAGGTCAGGAAACTCTGTATCAGTGGAACACGCTTCACCTATGACCTGACCCATCCACTTCTTGACTTTGTCCATTCCTTGATACGACTTGAGGTCATCGCCACGGAGGGAACGAACATTCCTGGGGAACTCCAACAGCTCCAAGTCTTCAAGGGGTCATCCCATAGGTACGTCTACACATAAATAGCTGTAAAGTGACACTGCATCGAAACTCGCCCtcgtatctaaaaaaaaaaatgcggtGCCACACAACATCTGAACTCGGTtttgatttaaactctggtcCACAATCTAAGTTTAGATATGGATAGCCAATGGGGACATAAATATTTTAACAGTAGAAGTTTAACGTAGCTCATTTGACACTCTTATCATTCTTAACTGTCTGAGAATGATACACAAGAAATATGACTTCACCACTAGAGCAATGGGATTAGCACAGCAAGCATTAGAAACATACAACAAAATTAtaacacttttggcttccctaAAAGTTAGCATATAGAAGACCATAGTCTAAGTTTACCCGAGTTCAGAAAACGGGCCAGTGTGTAAGCAGTGCTTCCTCTTAGTTAAATAATCCGATTTAAAAGGGCGAAGATAGTAATTCGACAATCAAGCGTATAACGTACACTCGCAAAGATGGCTGTCTTAACTTTGCATTCACAACGTCAGTTAAAAAGCTCAAATTTAACAGAGTAGATATGATCTGATATCGTACTCAACACTGTAAATTCTTCTCGATAATATTTCTAGCAGTCTTGGTTAGAGTGGATGATGACGTGTCCGCATGCGGTTACATGTTCCAATATCCCCATCTTAATCTTTAGATTGTAAGACGTCCAACTCGTACTGAGTATCCTTTTGATCATCCGTAATTTCAATACACCGccacaaatcagtaaaaaaaggGGCATGTTAAAGTAATCAAACGGTGcatatttgtaaatcaaacactAACTATATATCACTGATCTATTTGTGCAGAATATATTTCGGTGTAGATTGCAAATGGTATTCGAACATGGCAGTTGGATTGCCAATGGAAGTCATCGCATGGTGGCGCCATGCATTATCCTGCCAATGGTCCTGGAACTCGGTAATCATTATGTGGTTTCTTTTTTAGAGACATGAACCAACTGCCAAGCTTAGGTCCGGACGGTATCCTGACTGGATGCGTATCGTCCCCTCTTCGGGAAGAAGAATTCGAACGGCTTAGTAGTGTCTTCAACTTCAGCAGAACGACGACCCTTAAACAGGTCCATCTCCTGATCGAGCACGACAGCAGCTCTGAGGAGTTTAGGGAGACGCTTGTCATCGAAGAAGACAACATAGACCTCTCAAACGTGTCATCGGCAACCATTGAAATCCTGAAGATGCTTCCGCCGGGGTTTAAGCAAAAGGTAATGCATGGTTCACAAACTGTCGAGTTTGCAAAATATGCTACAGCTACCCGACACTTCTACCCACTGTGTGAAGCTACATTCGGGAGTCCTCGCACCAAGAAGCATGAACGTATCGAATATGACAAAAAAACTACCGGAAAGCCCTTGTCGAAAATTGTTGAACCGGAACAAGAGTTTCGTCCttagtttcggagctgacgaaaaatggCAGATGTGTCGTTTGTCGTACGAAACTGCTGTCTTTATTTACcaaatttcgacaaagacttatTGGTTGCTCTTTGCCATGGAGGGcgtttgacatttttttctttgcttttgaTTCCATTCTGTGCCGCGATGCGAAAACTCCCTTTTTAGGAAATAAACACCGTtggtgaaaataaatttgagagTCATTACCTAGGCAAACTGAAATTAGCTGTTATGTTTCCGAAGGCCGAAACAGGATTAATTCCTATATATAATGCACTCACGATTGAaaggtagctcgagctaaagcctgggtaatgataatagtgcGTCTCAGAATAGATGGGATGTCACCTCACACTGCTACacaaaatgttttcatttccGGAATGCTTTCATCCGCCAAGTTGTCCTAACAGATGACCCTTACATCTAACGAACGAAAGGAGTGTGGGAAGATTCAGGCAAAGCAAGTTAATCTTTGCTAAACGCCCTCTTTGATCTGTggacatacacacacccacacaaacacacacacacgcacacatgtatgtttatatatatataataatcaaaCTAAATGAAGAATAGTCAAAGAATGCTCTAATATTCTTTAATATTAGAGCATTCTTTGACTATTTTTCATTGACGGGGGAAATACTTTGTTATTTcatcgtatatatatatatatatatatatatatgtatatatatataacagtcctcacaactgggcgttgtggcgtgcgcctgtaatccaagctatgtggggaagttacaaattgatgcagacgTTCGAGCCCTGCACGTCttttggatggtgacgttaaaggtccgTCCCAGACgtaataatcatatctgattgatacacgtctgacaaactcaaatacacacacagtTCTCACCCAGTCGATTTCATTAAACAAGGCTGTCTGTGGATGATAAGTATGTTATTCTTTGCACTCTGTAGATGCACTCCGCACGAATCAAGAACTGCACCCTGACAGACGAGCTTACGCACCAGTTGTCTCAGGCACTCCAGTCGATGATAGAACTAGAGATGTGTCTGTCTGAGAACAGGTCAGTGTACTATTTAGACCCTTGTTCTTGACAAGGGTTTGGATTGAATCCTGGTTCAAAGTAGTGGTTCAACTATACACATCCAACTAGAGCACAAAGTACAGTCCGATTTATTAACTCACAtgacactcaaatcattcataactgctGAGAATTATAactgatttttgtttaaattatgcaagcgaatgaaaacaaaatagtacACGTTAGAAACATGCagcataaacataatttttgaatttgtGGATCACCAAACTATGTTTCTTGAATATGGTTGGGTGTTGGATAGGGAAAtagaatgaaaaacaaatatcgTATATTATAATGGAAGCCTTCGAATGCTTCTTGGTGACTGGTGTAGGATTGGCGTAGatcattttacatgtaaaaaacaaaaagaatctttaaaaatgtattgAGGTACAGTGCAACACatgaaatgtaaataaaattattttaaaagagCGATCCTGATATCCTGCTACCATTCGATGTAAACTGAAACAAACATCGATTATTACTATCATAGTATCCTTGGACGAAAAGCCTTCCACTTGAAATCTGTCACGGTACTTGACGTTGGCCGTTTCTCGTCGCAATGTTTCGACTGGGAGTGGCTTGCCAGTGCAAAGCTGCTCGAAGAACTGCACCTCACCTTCGAAGCATCCCCGCCATCCACGCCCACATCCCCTTCCACTCCGGGTACACCGGTAGCAGCGACCTCCCCACTGTCTGCGAAGAACCGGATCTACGAAGAAATCCACGAAAGAATGGACACTGCTGACGTTGAGGGCGCTCCAGATGAGGACTTCTTTCTGACAACCGGAAGGCTGGTAATGAAGAGGATGTCTTCCTGTAGCTTGTCTGTGATGCTGCATCTACCACAACACATGAAAGATGAGGTATGTCTACAAGGCAAAGCCCTCTAAATGTATGATAGGGTACTTTCTGCGCATGCCCagttccccccccaaaaaataaaaaaaataataataataataataataaaataataataatagtaataataataaataaataaatgaatacataaataaataaatgaatgatgaCTGTCCATGCGCAGACCGGCTTTTTGACCCAATCTTTAGTTTATATTATGAAATCCCACTGATACAGGTCGATACAAGTTTCAAATAAATCTTCCTGTGTCAAATTTTACCAATGTtaattgtttattattaaaTTCTCATGAATACTAATGGTAAAAGGATATCGCTATACAAATcatgttcataaaaaaaatgcctgACTCGAAAAGAACGAGCTGGCCCTTGCGCTTCTCAAATACAGAGAACAGATTTGAATATATGATAGCGTTCAATCACAACATGGTAAACTTGTttcttaaaggggtggtccaggctgaaagtatctatagcttaataaatagagtagaattccctgagcaaaatgctgaaaatttcgtcaaaatcgaacaaatagcaaagttattgaattcttaagtttagtaatattttgtaaaaacagtcgtcatgaatattcattaggtgggctgatgatgtcacatctccacttgttcttttgtatttattatatgaaattaggtttattcaattttttttcctccaagaactagaaaaattggactgacaactgatttagtgcattagatatttattgctgcaacttatttcatcataagggtgacatattattcacacaagtatgaaataaagaaaaaatattattttatgtaataacataagaaaacggaaagtggagatgtgacatcatcaactcgcctaatgaatattcatgacgattgttttcacaaaatattgctaaactttaaacttcaataactttattatttgttatccgattttgatgaaattttcagcgttttgctcagtgaattctactctgtgtattaagatataaatattttcagcctggaccaccccctCAACTTTATATTCGTGTAAATCGCCATTATATGGCAGAAAGTGGTTGGCCTTTATCATTATGTTTTAATTGATTGTTTTAATTGAATATGCttatatttttgtgtgtaattCGCGGTACATTACAGAATGTTACAATGTTAAACGAACAATTTACCAAACGATGCTACAACCTCCCGATATACAGTgcgtttaaaaaaaagtttacacttagaaaaaattaataaaaattacatgtaaaccTACTTTAAAAGATAAGAACTTAGtcaaaaaaatgctggagatgtctgatataaatttttgttcagattcaggtATGTCctaagatccagctggcacaagaggggtaaaggttgtgcttactaagtgttgaaatattaatttgggtgggaaaattgttacaaaatgcttgaatgtgtccgtcttatttcaattgaccaaaaagtgcaagggaaatgtaagacaaatgtttcgcagggtaagtttgatttcgtccttCCCCCTTGACACCGCGTGAAAATAAGCATTTCTACGCAAATAGaattctgcgagctttacaaaaatgaacagtgctctctcaagtgtaacattctgtcaaaacttttactttcattggatagatgagacccaaacccaagataacatgtgaaaaattattttcatggtgtatatttttttaattcccagtgctttttcaaagtgtaaactttttttgatacgcactgtagttctGTATTGAAACATTATACATGACGTGCCACCCCCAAACCAACAATGAGATTAGCCATTAATATtcttcagaaaataaaaattaagattagCTAATATCTGAAGAAGTAATTCTGCTCCTAATGTCAACATTTAATGTTAAGTAAAAAGAGAGACAGATATAAGAGGTAGTCTGACTACTCTTGCTCCTGACAGCTTCGAATTTTCAAAGAGATTTGTACATTATGCACATGCTTGAGTAAGCTTTTATAAAACTCACAccgaatttcatcaaaatcttaaaattCATTTCAGGCGACTAATTACCAGTTTAAACCGGATCAAATGAATAAGTGTTTATATTTCCTACATGTAAACATGGAGCTAACagctaatagctctatgatgAAAATGACTCATCTCTATTATGATGTTTCCTTATTTCTCGCTTTTTTTTCTCGTGTTGTTTATtgtttctgtctctctctcacacctccccctctctccttttatctcccccccccccctctaactATGCCTCTCACTCTCATATGCCACCTACTTCTTCCTGTAATGTATACCTTACCTTCTATTTCATCAGTTGCGTTTCGTGCGGATTCGTTCAACGAAGCTCACCGTGGATGTCCTCAATCGTCTTTCCGATGTCCGGAACTCCTTCAAACATCTGAAGCCGCTTTCGCTTCAAAACCTGTATCGCAGGCCGATCAAGTACGGATGCATCATGCAACCAGGTTCATCTGACCCTGTCCTTGGCCAGTGGGACTGAAAAGGACCCCATTTGAAATCAAGAGGAATCTACAAAATAGCACTTGTCTCTGAAGTCCGGAGCTCCTCCAAAGTTTTTCAGCTGCTATCGCTTCAGAACCTGCATCGCAGGCTAATCAAGTACGGATACATCATGCAACCAGGTTCATCTGACCCTGTCCTTGGCCAGTGGGACTGAAAAGGACCCCATTTGAAATCAAGAGGAATCTACAAAAGAACATTTCTTTCTGAAGTCCGGAGCTCCTCCAAACTTTTTACGCTGCTATCGCTTCAGAACCTGCATCGCAGGCTAATCAAGTACGGATCATACGGATGTATACTGTAACCAGGTTCATCTGACCCTGTTCTTGGCCAGTGGGACTGAAAagcaatccccccccccatccaatTTGAAATAAGGAGGAAACCGTAAAAGAATACTTCTCTGTGAAGTCCGGCGGAACTCCTTCTAAAATCTCAAGCTGCTATCGCTTCAGAACCTGCATCGCAGGCTAATCAAATATGGATGTATACTGAAACCAGGCTCATCTGAACCTGGCCTTGGCCAGTGAAACGGAAAACAGATAACCCCTCTCAAACATGATGAAATTAAGAGGAAGCCACAAAAGAACACTTCTCTCAGAAGTCAAGCGGAACTCCTAACATCTCAAAGTGCTATCGCTTCAGAACCTGCATCGCAGGCTAATCAAGTAGGGATACTGTAACCAGGCTCGTCCGACACTCCTTGGCCAGTGAGACCGAAATAGTACCCCCTCCCACCTCCTTCATCCATATGAAATTAAGACAAATCTACACTTTGCAGGCTCGTTCGATACGAAACCTGAAAGTCGCAGAGAAAAGCAACCAAAATGAACATTGTCTTTCAGAcgattaatattattattatttatggtAGTCATGATGAATTTCAGATGGGCATGTGAAAAATTGCGTTCTCTGTGGTAAGGGCGGTAACCTCCAATTCTTGTTTTGCAAAGTGTGAATGCTGTTTTAGTAGCGTTAGATACGCCTCCAGTCTGAACACATGTAAGATGATTATGCATAAAATGTCCGGAGTCGGATTCAAACCCCGGATTACCAAGTAAGAGACCGAAATATCGGCCTCTCGGCCAAATCTCTTATTATCTTTCATTTCATGAgacttttttatttacatttacattacTTTTAAAGATATCACTAATATGTTATATAGTGGATAAACGTACTATAGAACATTTATGTACTAAATACTAATAAAAATAGCGACTTTACGTGTGGTGTGGGTTCTAATAACGACGGTTTGTAAACGTTATAGGAAATGTACATATCAATCAGAGTCGTTATTGCATAAGAAGCGTGTCATTATGATAaatatcagccaatcaaaattactCTTTAAGATTTCGAATTGATCAAAAATCTTTGCAGGTATCTCTTAGGCATTTAAATTGGCAAAACTCTGATATTCGTTTTCATGTATATTATCGTATTGTTTTTATCGACAACAAACAaatggtatatatatatgattggTTTGATGTTTGTAACCACGTACaattttaaatgtaaattaatttcatgaaatttgtggAAGACGCGCAAGTTCTTTCTAAAATGACTGATAAGCAAGCATAACTATATATGAACACGCAGCGCTTTAGAATTTAAAACAATGTTTTGTGACTGTTTAAccccccaaagaaaaataaataacaaataatgatgataatgtatatatgtacattaCTTTTAACCAGATATGAAGTAATGAATGATATTCTCCTTTTACCGAGTCTT includes these proteins:
- the LOC121417343 gene encoding uncharacterized protein LOC121417343, whose product is MAEDGRMPPLSNRDLIKLTNGLDQDKYFRLGRALGVAEDILGHLWDPTQRSCALQMVLLWRDDLGPEDDQRALLIEKLLEAGLEDQLDKLLNASPGPTPPSPGYSYFGATDTSIPSRTNAPVLPMKLTKKGTENDKLSSPAMGHSYSETVAAKPEPESHTSRPGHTGDQGSGQDFEGRSYDEEDDTDDSDPENYINVSNRVLHRGSKTVSVAFEGKPVEAFQGSQENTIREEAEGDMGSTESFLQSCNLVKDRTTGGHDDLCCDQADVLPDTLKHTDSPINPDSRDSICSSFETNEAVPAKPSVSIKNSMESRKPVEIQDCTRVSANVESGSKAQTRTRQCDNEGVDCLEQRLDFHEASTTECTLPESSNSKEKPPKPARRKPHLLLPGNSKVTQHDKETRKGDFICKDKPQTKPTEQCMAPNNTHMSFGNQQEESKLVKDPELISDANDSPQKPERRGVEGTSLIHKMEKAPNHTNDIDTDNFNTTQPMKERCLTRMEDTPDQEQGGVPSITPSEPSKPFLGRSSTLTNGSQGLQSGEAENTLSPHNVNGSNKSTTPSENYDEPRHILNQGGSLRGKVQQEHTYASIPEVQSAGKPVVPFKPKLPLGSDLAPTTQDPSKSLPSLNAPSGTEDRPLQLTKTALEADIEPSESDIDKTKESSSQLSPNPLSVAHGSSEPGSTPTQVAGNLSTRRKTKPPQQATGNGSKHFGSLLRKTAPSTPGSTMNKQGSSFQSNKGLSEDILRALAGDVTDGQKLQALGLELGFKEADINGFEAMNHRTCSDPVEGTLDMLMTWQSRVSQEDQLALLKHALRRTGLTMAEAHLRSTKRRRDITGVSVTKNFTVSDCREKLQFHYRIETCKGLKKHEHFPSYLPIVDVHRIVKRGKNVYVEKTPLKDGSVKEILRTRKDGALPSRIVIFGPSGIGKSTLVAQMAHDWAERVPGSPLNDVLLLFVLKMKFMTNHGTLGQAIVNQLLSDVRGLTAQGIDQLIEDNQTECMVVLDGLDEFRGEVSSVRCGHVLRVLQNIQLRTCRVVVTSHTRLEDYFNKEDLPKDFLKFELRGLSHVQSTSFIRSFFEQNSLHRAKEMIVFLEMNDIIRELLATPLFCIIACHLWESNLLQLVTTESEFYDSVNRFLLKQKEEQASMVPGDTDLEIIVQGIGEVALNGLLDDPRKRFFGQNDFKKIPSALEKATSIGILNKTSPKKRDETEIEFYHRHAQVHCAARYLSKDVTSKSIKGKQSRLEKALKQMAKKNLVEFGSLLRFTAELGSPSTRLQVIEAITSADNIPIGDKTRMVLDCLSEIPQLDKPTMYVVERCFEGGNVVINLPTLHTTLGLYKLHPSIKEKIRGLKIQGSFMADLVAKRLSTALQGCSDLLKLEFADLQNAAYPLILLLLNKLSLHLFPDGAMSILPDLHQTIFNGLRIVDLSDCNLSPEVTCVLWTALARCPKIELMSVKNSTILGKDLPNLGCIADLQANLRSPILQDEVGWLASVLGDTECSTKVKLTIGDAGDGSLRRVGLGTQEHIVMAGDRLELNNATENTLKVLSVLPDTYRRKVRKLCISGTRFTYDLTHPLLDFVHSLIRLEVIATEGTNIPGELQQLQVFKGSSHRDMNQLPSLGPDGILTGCVSSPLREEEFERLSSVFNFSRTTTLKQVHLLIEHDSSSEEFRETLVIEEDNIDLSNVSSATIEILKMLPPGFKQKMHSARIKNCTLTDELTHQLSQALQSMIELEMCLSENSILGRKAFHLKSVTVLDVGRFSSQCFDWEWLASAKLLEELHLTFEASPPSTPTSPSTPGTPVAATSPLSAKNRIYEEIHERMDTADVEGAPDEDFFLTTGRLVMKRMSSCSLSVMLHLPQHMKDELRFVRIRSTKLTVDVLNRLSDVRNSFKHLKPLSLQNLYRRPIKYGCIMQPGSSDPVLGQWD